In Puntigrus tetrazona isolate hp1 chromosome 7, ASM1883169v1, whole genome shotgun sequence, the following are encoded in one genomic region:
- the minar1 gene encoding major intrinsically disordered Notch2-binding receptor 1 has protein sequence MDAMPEYSLFLVRILEELDTKYSTVSYQDLCKSLCARFDLVHLAKLRSLLFYTACLDPAFPSTLFKDKMRCSVEDQQSKKLMVAADIVTMFNLIQMNGGMAKDKLPMGRRPKFHKNQSFESCRSDTDVYKYNDNERGYNLMDTRGHHVSRKSPCPKSDCNNCQQFIPTSEPNFLLGVNKDLKCRAASLDKLQHLPQYPRVSPPPCEMQSTYFPMDIDSESTTDQESLHANPGIKDVFVSGGEPFTVHSCVQKRNIFKEDFHNLVAFSPHVITTECRANPKASGEYHHRRELSKPPTFFNHSFELPYSNPYFEPVSSPIQNKSRVKHESLDDLQASTYFGPTTVSECVSNRRTSSKHGKQPAWPVKSLSLNTEEGPDFERSFLNGKVVKDNHRHNVSAMENDQHFQCAKDKPTASPSGFPKKSNGTKTKEMSSVACGPGVEKREVGKRYKDKSINCSSFQPSNVDNGMSVGTQTEQSESRKAKDYSVHNKYGERPPFKHSDEDSEIVSDDISDIFRFLDDMSVCGSLGVVQSSCYNSNGSLSQVTKSDGDSSPDRNTVKLGKTGIKLDRLFQSLENSDDELKDSVCKLVLRIGEIEKKLESLSGVRGEISQVLSKLTRLDEKIQEPEANGKSSENGHVEQIKTDANLSPHVFQCHTTGHNMKVEKSQEWCCSEADGSESLRVKALKKSMFTRRSSRSLNEENSATESKVASITNSPRDWRTVSYSGHTGEEVKERDRHSEGKDRHRKPRETDRQYDAHQAHRSSKPPKDSYLVEQVFSPHHFPPAVKSHVKGSPLYTDLRLTGLADGKRSQPSWTIEEYKSKPGDKNKLSALDLQVQESLNPNNLEYWMEDIYTPGYDSLLKRKEAEFRRAKACKIGALIAAAACTVILVIVVPICTMKS, from the exons ATGGATGCCATGCCAGAGTATTCCCTCTTCCTTGTGAGGATTTTGGAGGAATTGGATACTAAATATAGCACCGTTTCATACCAAGACCTTTGCAAGTCCCTGTGTGCCAGGTTTGACTTGGTCCATTTGGCTAAGCTGAGGAGTCTGCTGTTCTACACAGCATGCTTGGATCCAGCTTTCCCCTCAACCTTATTCAAAGACAAGATGAGGTGCTCGGTGGAGGACCAACAGTCCAAGAAACTCATGGTGGCAGCAGACATTGTCACTATGTTTAATCTCATCCAGATGAATGGAGGTATGGCCAAAGACAAGCTGCCAATGGGTCGGAGACCCAAGTTTCACAAGAACCAGTCCTTTGAGTCCTGTCGATCTGACACGGATGTGTATAAATACAATGATAATGAGAGGGGATACAACCTCATGGACACCAGGGGTCATCACGTCTCTCGGAAGTCACCCTGCCCGAAATCTGACTGCAATAACTGCCAGCAGTTTATACCAACCTCAGAACCCAACTTCCTCTTGGGAGTCAACAAGGATCTGAAATGTAGGGCAGCGTCGCTGGATAAACTACAGCATCTGCCACAGTACCCCAGAGTCAGTCCTCCTCCTTGCGAGATGCAGAGCACTTACTTCCCCATGGACATCGACAGCGAGTCAACAACGGACCAGGAATCTCTCCACGCAAACCCAGGGATCAAGGATGTTTTTGTGTCCGGTGGAGAGCCTTTCACTGTGCACTCGTGCGTGCAAAAGCGGAATATCTTCAAAGAGGATTTCCACAACCTTGTTGCCTTTTCACCCCACGTGATCACTACGGAGTGCAGAGCGAATCCCAAAGCTAGTGGCGAGTACCACCACAGGAGGGAGCTGAGCAAGCCTCCCACTTTCTTCAATCACAGTTTCGAGCTGCCGTACAGCAACCCTTACTTTGAACCCGTCAGCTCACCCATTCAAAACAAATCACGGGTGAAGCACGAAAGCCTGGACGACTTGCAAGCCTCCACTTACTTTGGACCTACAACGGTCTCTGAGTGCGTGAGCAACAGGAGGACTTCGAGCAAGCATGGAAAGCAGCCAGCCTGGCCTGTCAAGAGCTTGAGTCTCAATACCGAAGAAGGTCCTGATTTTGAGAGGTCCTTTTTAAATGGCAAAGTGGTAAAGGACAATCACCGTCATAACGTCAGCGCCATGGAAAATGACCAGCACTTTCAGTGTGCGAAAGACAAGCCCACTGCCTCTCCCTCAGGATTCCCCAAGAAGTCCAATGGAACCAAAACAAAAGAGATGTCGTCTGTGGCTTGCGGACCCGGTGTTGAGAAAAGAGAGGTTGGGAAAAGGTACAAGGACAAGAGCATCAACTGTTCATCATTTCAGCCGAGCAACGTGGACAATGGCATGAGTGTTGGGACCCAGACGGAACAATCCGAAAGTAGGAAAGCGAAAGATTACTCCGTTCACAACAAATATGGAGAGAGGCCACCATTTAAACACTCTGATGAAGACTCTGAGATTGTCAGTGACGATATCAGTGACATCTTTCGCTTTCTGGATGACATGAGCGTTTGCGGCTCTCTCGGAGTTGTGCAGTCATCTTGCTACAACAGCAACGGGTCACTGTCTCAGGTGACGAAATCAGACGGGGACAGCTCACCTGATCGCAACACGGTCAAGCTGGGTAAAACCGGGATCAAGCTCGACCGCCTCTTCCAGTCACTGGAGAACTCGGATGATGAGCTTAAAGACAGCGTCTGCAAGCTGGTACTCAGGATAGGCGAGATTGAGAAGAAGCTCGAGTCTCTTTCAGGGGTACGAGGGGAGATCTCTCAGGTCCTCTCAAAGCTCACTAGGCTGGATGAGAAGATTCAAGAACCGGAGGCTAACGGGAAATCAAGTGAAAATGGCCATGTGGAACAGATTAAGACCGACGCGAACCTCTCACCTCACGTTTTCCAGTGTCACACCACTGGACACAACATGAAGGTGGAAAAAAGTCAGGAATGGTGCTGCTCGGAGGCTGATGGAAGTGAAAGCCTGAGGGTTAAAGCTTTAAAGAAGAGCATGTTCACACGCAGGTCATCCAGGTCGCTAAACGAGGAGAACAGCGCCACTGAATCCAAAGTGGCCAGCATCACCAACTCACCTCGAGACTGGAGGACTGTTTCTTACTCTGGGCACACGGGGGAagaagtgaaagaaagagaCCGACATAGTGAAGGCAAAGACAGACATAGGAAACCCAGAGAG ACAGACCGGCAGTATGACGCCCACCAGGCCCACCGCTCCTCAAAGCCGCCCAAGGACTCCTACCTGGTGGAGCAGGTGTTCAGCCCACACCACTTCCCTCCCGCCGTCAAGTCTCACGTGAAGGGCAGCCCTCTGTACACGGACCTGCGGCTGACCGGCCTCGCCGACGGCAAGCGCTCCCAGCCTTCCTGGACCATCGAAGAGTACAAGAGCAAACCAGGAGATAAGAACAAGCTCAGCGCTCTGGACCTGCAG